Within the Nitrospirota bacterium genome, the region TTTGCGTCGGCCCATAGCCGTTCGAGGGCGTAATGTCCCCGGACGTCCTGTCGGAAGATATGGGCAATGACGTCGCCGTAGTCCATCAGGACCCATTGCGAATTTCTCGCGCCTTCGATGCTGCGTGCTCTGGAGCCCGCGAGAGTGAGGATGTCGTCGATATGATCGGCGATGGCACTCGCTTGGCGATCCGAGTCTGCAGAGCCGATGACGAGATAGTCGGCAACGGAGGTCAGAGGCGCGACCTGGAGGACGAGGACGTCGGTGGCCTTTTTGTCGAACATGGCCTTGGCGATGGCGAGGGCCGTGGATCTAGCTGTTGGTACGATCGCGGTCCTCTTGGTATAGATGATGGCGAAGTATATAAGATTCTACGGAGGGCGGCAACAGATTTACCACAGGCAGCCCTTGGCGAATTCGTGTGCGAATGTCCGATGCAGAGATCGGGCAGGGCGGTAGTTTCAGGCAGGTCAGGCCTTGTGCCCCTAGCGGTGCCTCGATTCTGGCAATCCGCCCTGCATCCAAGTCTGCCAGCGAAGGGATTGGAATCGGCGGAATCAGGCGGACAGTGGATAGTGACCGAAACGATAGGCCTGGCCGAGAGAGAACGACGAATTGACAGAGTTCCAGCAATGTCTGAGGGTCTCGCCAGGTGGGAAAATCCAAAAAGGCATCGAGCCCGATTAAAAAAAAGAGCTGAGTCTGTGCGCCATATTCTTGCTGCAGCAGGCGAATCGTATCGATGGAGTAGGACTTGCCGGGTCGACAGATTTCAATATCCGAGATGGCAAGAGTGGGGTCAGAAGCAATCGCCAGGCGGACCATTTCATAACGGTCTTGGGACGGGGCCAGGCTCCCGCTCGGCTTATGGGGCGGTTGACTCGTGGGAATGAAGAGTATTTGGTCGAGCCCGAGGGCTTCGCGCGTTTGGCGCGCAATAGCTAAGTGACCGTTATGCACGGGGTTGAAACTGCCGCCTAGGAGACCGAGACGAAGGATGCCGGAGTGCTGAGTGCTGGGTGCTGAGGACCGAGATTCAGAATCTGAGGACATCATAGTTCAGCACTCAAGAAATAACCTCCCGCAGGATGCTCAAAATGGCCGTCCAGCAAGGCCGCAGCGAGTGAAGGGCCGAGGCGTACCCTTGGGGTACGTGGAGGGTCTGAACGAAGCGAGAACGATGCTGGCGGAATTTTTCAGCATCCTGCTAGAGAATCACCAAGTTATCCCGATGGATGACTTCTTCGTATTCTTGAGGCCCGAGTTGTTGCTGGATTTCGGTGGTTTTGAGCCCTTTGATCTTGATGATCATATCGGACGAGAAGTTCACTAACCCCTTCGCGAATTCTTTGCCGTCCTGATCGAGACAGCTGACGGCATCGCCCGCTTCGAATGGACCGCTGGCATTGACGATGCCGGAGGCCAGGAGGCTCTTGCCTCGCCGGGCCAGCGCCTCAACGGCTCCTGGGTCGAGCGTCAAGGTTCCTCGCGGTCTGAGCGTAAAGGCGATCCAATGTTTGCGGCTGGTGAAACGACGCTCTTTCGCAAGGAAGAGGCTGCCGCCAGGGCCGCCGGCCAATACGTGAGGGAGGAGGCCAGCCTCTTGCCCATTCAGGATCAACGTGGCCACGCCATACTCACTGACTTTCTTGGCAGCCCGGACCTTCGTCGCCATGCCCCCGGTTCCCTCGAATGAGCTGGAAGCCCCGGCCCGCTGCTCAATGTCTTCGGTAATGTCCTGAATCAATGGAATCAGCGTGGCTGACGGGTTTTTGCGTGGGTCCTCGGTAAACAGGCCGGCAATATCGGACAGGATGATCAGCAGTTCCGCATCGACCAGATGGGCGACCTCGGCGGCCAGCGTATCGTTGTCTCCCACGCGGATTTCATCCACGGCGACCGTATCGTTTTCGTTGATGATGGGGATGACGCCGAACCCGATCAGCGCGTTCAAAGTGTGGCGGGCGTTGAGAAATCTCCGCCGATCGGCGAGGTCGTGGTGCGTCAGGAGGATCTGCGCGACCTTGATGTCGAGCCGTTCAAACGATTTTTCGTAGGCCCACATGAGCCGGCTCTGGCCGACCGCTGCGGCTGCCTGTTTCACGGGGAGACTTTTGGGGTATTCCGTCAGACCTAACTTCTTGATGCCGGAGACAATCGCGCCGGAGGAGACGATCAGAACTTCACGGCCGCTCGATCGGAGTCTCGCGATTTCATCCGCGAGCCGATCGATCTGTTCCGGGCGCAGTCCAGTCTCTCGGGATGCGATGAGACTGCTCCCGATTTTGATGACGATGCGGGTGGCCTGCTTTAGGAGCTGATCTCGCATGGCGTGGCTCGAAGCTGCGTAACCTGTTGCCCCACATAGTTGACGAGTTCCGTGAGCCCTTCTCTCGTGGCGGCAGAGATCGGAAGGCACGGATAGCGATGGCGCTTACAATATTTCTGCAACTCGCGTAGGCGCGCGCCATCTCCGACCGCGTCGATTTTAGTTGCGACGACTGCGAAGGGGCGTGCGGTGATCGGCTCATCGTAGGCGGCCAATTCTTGACGCATGACCTTGAAGGTGTTGACCGGTTCTTCGGGGGCCCACTCCGACACGTCGATCAGATAGAGCAGGAACGATGTGCGTTCGATATGCCGGAGAAACCGGAGTCCCAGGCCCTTGCCCTCGTGGGCGCCTTCAATGATTCCGGGAATGTCTGCGACGGCGAAGCTGCCCTTTTCTCCCCAGCGCACGATTCCAAGATTTGGCACCAGCGTGGTGAAGGGATAGTCGGCAATCTTGGGTCGTGCGGCCGAAATGACGGAGATAAGCGTCGATTTTCCGGCATTGGGAAAACCGACCAGTCCGACGTCGGCCAACAGTTTGAGCTCAAGTCTGAGAGACCGGACCTCGCCTTCAGTGCCGATTTCAAACTCTGTGGGCGTGCGGTTCGTGGGGGTTGCGAAATGGTTGTTGCCTCGTCCGCCATGGCCCCCATGTGCTGCCACAAATCGCTGTCCGGGAGCGACCAGGTCGGCCATGACCTCGTTGGTTTCATCGTTGAAGATCACGGTGCCGACAGGAAGGCTCACGACCACATCTTCGCCGCATCTTCCGGAGCAATTGGCAGCGCCTCCCTGGCGACCGACCTCCGCTTCGTAGTGTTTTTGGTACCGGAGATCGAGGAGCGTGGTCATGCGAGGCGACGCTTCGAATACGACGTTGCCGCCGTTGCCGCCATCGCCGCCGTCAGGTCCGCCGCGTGGCACAAAC harbors:
- the proB gene encoding glutamate 5-kinase — encoded protein: MRDQLLKQATRIVIKIGSSLIASRETGLRPEQIDRLADEIARLRSSGREVLIVSSGAIVSGIKKLGLTEYPKSLPVKQAAAAVGQSRLMWAYEKSFERLDIKVAQILLTHHDLADRRRFLNARHTLNALIGFGVIPIINENDTVAVDEIRVGDNDTLAAEVAHLVDAELLIILSDIAGLFTEDPRKNPSATLIPLIQDITEDIEQRAGASSSFEGTGGMATKVRAAKKVSEYGVATLILNGQEAGLLPHVLAGGPGGSLFLAKERRFTSRKHWIAFTLRPRGTLTLDPGAVEALARRGKSLLASGIVNASGPFEAGDAVSCLDQDGKEFAKGLVNFSSDMIIKIKGLKTTEIQQQLGPQEYEEVIHRDNLVIL
- the nadD gene encoding nicotinate-nucleotide adenylyltransferase; the encoded protein is MSSDSESRSSAPSTQHSGILRLGLLGGSFNPVHNGHLAIARQTREALGLDQILFIPTSQPPHKPSGSLAPSQDRYEMVRLAIASDPTLAISDIEICRPGKSYSIDTIRLLQQEYGAQTQLFFLIGLDAFLDFPTWRDPQTLLELCQFVVLSRPGLSFRSLSTVRLIPPIPIPSLADLDAGRIARIEAPLGAQGLTCLKLPPCPISASDIRTRIRQGLPVVNLLPPSVESYILRHHLYQEDRDRTNS
- the obgE gene encoding GTPase ObgE → MFVDEVRIRITAGRGGDGSCSFRREKFVPRGGPDGGDGGNGGNVVFEASPRMTTLLDLRYQKHYEAEVGRQGGAANCSGRCGEDVVVSLPVGTVIFNDETNEVMADLVAPGQRFVAAHGGHGGRGNNHFATPTNRTPTEFEIGTEGEVRSLRLELKLLADVGLVGFPNAGKSTLISVISAARPKIADYPFTTLVPNLGIVRWGEKGSFAVADIPGIIEGAHEGKGLGLRFLRHIERTSFLLYLIDVSEWAPEEPVNTFKVMRQELAAYDEPITARPFAVVATKIDAVGDGARLRELQKYCKRHRYPCLPISAATREGLTELVNYVGQQVTQLRATPCEISS
- the rsfS gene encoding ribosome silencing factor, producing MFDKKATDVLVLQVAPLTSVADYLVIGSADSDRQASAIADHIDDILTLAGSRARSIEGARNSQWVLMDYGDVIAHIFRQDVRGHYALERLWADA